TTCCAAATGCCTGTTGATCTCCTGCAGATAATTTTTAAGATATCCCCAACTCCATTCTTTTACAATTGTATCTGTCTTACAAATGTATTCAAAAGCATCCAGGCTTACCCGCTGTTGCAACTCCTTTGACATTCTCCAATGTGTTCCCAGATTGATATAGGCAAGTACATCTTCATTCAACAATTGGGGCTTTTCCTTTTTCAGGTTTCTCCACAATTGAATACTGAGAGAAGAGTATTGAGCGTATTTACCAAACAGATCAGAATTTGATGTGTAATCGGAACTACTGTTATAATTCCTCAGACCAAAAAAGATAGCATTTTCATTTTCAGTCATAGTCTTATATTTGTCAAAGTCGATCACTTGAAATTTATTAAATGTCCAGACTTGCTTTAACATATTTTCAATTGCAGTCTGATTTTCTTTATCCCCTTCTCTGATCACAAAATAAGTGGTCAATGTTTTATACAGTTCAATATCTTTATTTTTAAAACTGGTAGGTTTTATTGCACCCGGATTACCGATATTTATTTGTGCCTTCCCGGTCAAATAAATTGATATCAATGCTGACAATAAAAGAATTTTTCTCATTTTATATCGAATTAAGTAGGCAAGGTAATAATTATGGAATTCTTTCAAAATAATTTTATATTTACACTATGAAAAAGTTACTTTATATATTCTTGATTTCCCATATTACATTACAGGCCTCAGCTCAGACTGACTGGTCGACACGCGTGGCAAATATTATTTATTCAAAATGCAGTAGTTGTCATAATGCGAATGGCATCGCTCCATTCTCACTAATGAGTTACACTGATGCAACTGACAACGCTTCAGATATACTTGATGCTGTTCAGGATCACAGTATGCCACCATGGCCGCCTGATCCGGCATACAATCGTCTTGCTCACGAACGGGTTTTAACAGATCAGGAAATTGCTGACATTGCCGACTGGGTTAACAATGGGACTTTGTTAGGAGATACCTCTCTTGAACCTGATGCACCGGTGTTTTCAAGTAGTGGGGAAATAGGTTCTCCTGATCTTGTGTTGTCTGCACCTTTGTATACTGTGAACACTACTGATGATCTTTATCGTTGCTTCGTAATTCCTACCGGTCAATCAACATTAAAATACATAAACGGTCTGGAAGCAATTCCGGGAGACCGTTCAATTGTCCATCACATTCTTATTTATTCAGATACTTCTGCTACTCCGCTTCAACTCGATGCTGCAGACCCGGATCCGGGTTACACTAATTTTGGTGGAACGGGTTCGAATACTTCGCAGTTGATTGGAATCTGGGTCCCCGGACAAAGTGCATATTTTACACCGACAGGAATGGGAATTAAATTACTTCCTAATGCAAATGTCATTCTGCAGGTTCATTATCCGGGTGGTATTTCAAATCGTATGGACAGTACAAAGATCAATCTTAAGTTAAGCTCTAACCTGCAACGCGAAATTGCAATTGAAGCGCCGCTGAACCATTATTTCCTGGATAATGGACCATTGATTTTACCTCCAAACCAGACGAGAACATTTGACGCGCATTATACCTTAGGTTATGATATTTCTACTTTGGCAATTGGTCCGCACATGCATTTGCTTGGAAGAAGTATTCGTTCATATGGTGTAACTCCATTGAACGATACAATTCCATTCATCGATATTCCTGAATGGGATTTCCACTGGCAAGGGCTTTATTCATTTCCGCGAGTTTTAAAAATTCCGGTAGGTTCGGTCATCTATTCTTCGGCCTTCTATGATAATACAACAGCAAATCCTGAAAATCCAAACGATCCGCCGGCTTGGGTTTATTTAGGTGAAGGGACAACTGATGAAATGATGCTAGTCTATTTTGCATATACATTGTATTTCCCCGGTGATGAAAATATTATTATCGATTCATCGGTAACCACAGGAATTAATCAGCCGATAACAAGTACTATAATAACAACTTGTCAATTATATGATCCAGCGCCCAATCCTGCTGTCGACAAGGTCACAGTACAATATTTTATCCCCACACTTGCAAAACATCAACTGGAATTATTTGATGTAACAGGAAAACTATGCAGATCATTGAAATCTGCAAGTGAACAAGGATTGATCACTCAGCAATTTGATATCAGTGATCTGCCTTCAGGGAATTATTTTCTGACATTAAGTTCAGATGGAATTCAAAGAACGAAGAAAATTATCAGACAATAATCTTTATGTCATATCTGAAGAATCTGATCGATGATAAACATAGTGCACTTCAGATGAAAAAAATCGTGCGCTATGTTGGGAAAAATCAACTCCACTTCGATGAACTACTGAAGATTACATTAGGGAAAGATGAACGTCTGGCACAAAGAGCCTCGTGGCCGATTGGATATTGCATTGAACTATATCCTGAATTAGCGAACAAGCATTTAAAGCGGATCATCAGTCATCTCCCTGTGAGATCACATCCTGCAATTCAGAGAAATCTGGCAAAGCTTCTGATGTTTGCAGAAGTTCCGGAAAAACTTGAATCGCTGTTAGTGGATAATTGCTTTCTGATTTTAAATTCAAATGATTCACCAATTGCAAATCGGGCTTATGCCGCTTATGCGATTGAAAAGATCTGCCGGAAATATCCGGAACTGTATTCTGAACTGAAAGAAAGTTTAAAAACACATTCAGAAGTTGCTTCACCGGGCATGTTGGCAGCACTTCGAAAAATTGAAACATTTGAGAGAAAATATTCTAAGAATAAAAAAGAGCTCCATAATATTTAAATTATGGAGCTCTTTTATTTCAAATTAGATTATATTTTATTGTACAACTATTTTCTTAATAATCTTATTTGCTGAAGAATTCACGCTGAGAAAATAAATTCCTGCTGATAAATCTGGTTCAATATTTATTACATCTGAAGAATTCACGTTTCGTTTTTGTGAAAACGTTATTCTTCCGGAAGCATCCTGTATATTGATTAAAATATTTCCGGTTAATCCGGGAAGATGAAGGTTAAACGAAGAATGAGAAGGATTTGGAGAGATTTCAATTTTATCAGATAACCAATCTTCAATTCCACCAATGAAATCAACACAACTTGTCATTTCTGAAATCACCATTGCACTATTGATTGGTGATACAGCAGTGGAAAATGCAGAGTAAGAAATAACAGTGATCGAAATCGGATCTTGTGTCGTTGTTCCGAAGTTTATACTTACTGATGGATTTATTGAAGTACAAAGATCTGCATTCCCAAGTGAGTCAGATTTTATAATTCCAACGTGTGGATTGGTAATAGTAGTTGTTCTGACACCGATCAAAGGTCCATTCCCAAGAATGAAAAACCCATGGTCATCCGCTTCTTCAATATCATGTGAACTATTTGTAATATATTGTGACCAGTTAAAGCCTCCTGTAGAATCAATACAAACGATTGATGATTGCGAAGCAAATCCTCTGTTACCTGTTGCAAAAACTAAATTACCATCCTGGAGCAGCTTCATTTTCGAAGAAACTGTATTCAAAATATTCATGCCAGGTACTGCTCCGCTTATAGTTTCTCTCCAGTAATCATTTCCACTAAAATTTGTTTTGATAATAGCATGTTCATTTCCGGTACTATAATATGAAATGATCCCATCCTGAGTAATAACCAGATCGTTTCCAACAAAAACAGAAGGCGTAACTGTATTATATTTGTTTGCCCATTCTACAATTCCTGTTGATGATAATTTCAGCAATAATCCATTTCCATTGAAAGGCGGATAATCTTCAACGTAACCAATTACTGCATAACCACCATCAGGAGTTTGCTTTACTGAATTCCCATAATTGGAATTGTTACCGCCTTGATACACTTTCAACCACTCCACATCTCCTAATGAATCGAGTTTCGATACGAGGATTCTGTTGTGTGGTGGACTTATGTAACCTTCATTACCGGTTAAAATAAATCCGCCGTCATCAGTTGGTGAAATTGCAAATGCTTCCTGATGTTCAGGCAGACTAATTATTTTAGACCAGATCAAATTTCCTGACTGCCCAATCTTTGTGATTTGAATATCAAGATTTGTTGCAAGAATATCATACGCTTTTCCTGCCATAACGTAACAGGAGTCTGTCGTTCTGACGACAGCATTAACAGATTCATTCTGTCCAAAGCCAAACGAATTTGCCCAGACCACATTTCCTAAGGAATCAATTTTCATTACTGAAGAAGTATAATTGTAAATTCCGGTGACGATCAAACCGCCATCAAAAGACTTTACCATTCCATCAGCTGAAAAATAATTTGTATTATCAAAATAGATCTTTGAAAATTTACTTTGCTGAGCAAATGAAATCTGAAATAAAATTAATAGTGTTACCAGAGTAGAGATTTTTTTCATAGGCATTCAGAGTTAGAGTTTAATCAAATATAATAATTTTTAAGGTTGCTTTTAAACAGAAACAAAAAATGACAATCCGCCAATTAAGCGATCTGAAATTCAATTGAACTAATATTGATACAAGTATAAAAAGCAGGAATGGTTTACGTCATCATAAATTTCATTAAAATTAATTCAACATTAAATTCAAAATAAATTATCGCTGATGTCATTAGATAATACAAATACCTTGTAATATCATAAAAATTAGAAGATTATACCACTGCATGACCCTAGTTTTCAGGCCAAAATTGGCTATATTTGCCACAAATATTTTGATTGCCTGAAAAAATGAATAAAATAGAAGTCTACCACCCTAAAAATAAAATCAGAATTGTTACTGCAGCATCTTTGTTCGATGGACATGATGCAGCGATCAATATCATGCGCCGGATCATTCAATCGAGTGGTGCGGAAGTGATCCATCTTGGTCACGACAGAAGTGTGCTTGATGTTGTGGATTGTGCAATACAGGAAGATGTTCAGGCAATTGCTATGACATCATATCAGGGTGGGCACGTTGAATATTTCAAATACATGCATGATCTTTTGAAAGAAAAAGGTTGTGGACATATAAAAATTTTCGGTGGTGGTGGTGGAGTAATTCTTCCGGAAGAAATTAAAGAACTTCAGGAATACGGAATTACCAGAATTTATTCTCCTGATGATGGCCGTTCTATGGGCTTGCAGGGAATGATCAATGATATGTTGCAAAAATGTGATTTCCCAACGGGAATGAACATGAATGGAGAAGTTGACCATTTGACTAAGAAAAATCCAAAGGCAATTGCTAAATTAATTTCCTGCGCTGAGAATAACGAAAAGGAATTTGCTGAGATCCGCAAAAAAATTCATTCTATCACTGAAACAAAAACGATTGCACAAGTTCCCGTTCTGGGAATTACCGGAACCGGTGGTGCAGGGAAATCATCATTGGTTGATGAACTGGTTCGTCGCTTTCTGATCGACTTCAAGGATAAAAATATTGCTATAGTTTCTGTTGATCCATCGAAAAGAAAAACCGGTGGCGCTTTACTTGGTGACAGAATTCGCATGAATTCTATTTCCAATCCAAGAGTTTATATGCGCTCATTGGCAACGCGTCAATCTAATCTTGCCTTGTCGAAATATGTGAAAGATGCAGTTGATGTTTTGAAAGCTGCTGCGTATGACCTGATCATTCTCGAAACTTCAGGGATCGGACAAAGCGATACAGAGATCATGGATCATTCCGACCTTGCATTGTATGTTATGACACCTGAATATGGTGCTGCAACACAATTAGAAAAAATCGACATGCTTGATTTTGCTGATGTGATTGCATTAAATAAATTCGACAAACGAGGAGCACTCGATGCATTGCGCGATGTAAAAAAACAATTCAAACGCAATCATCAGCTTTGGGAAACCAACGACGATGAGCTTCCAGTTTATGGAACTATAGCATCGCAATTCAATGATCCGGGAATGAACCGGCTTTATCGTTCAATCATTGACAGATTGAATGAAAAAGTAAAGATCGATCTTCAATCTCATTTCGAGATCACCGGAGAGATGTCAGAAAAAATTTACATCATCCCTCCTGCCCGTACTCGCTACCTAAGTGAAATTTCTGAGACTGTTCGGAAATATGCACAATGGACAATTGATCAGGGAAGTGTTGCACAAAAATTATTCGGCATCAGAAAGTCAATAGATGCTTTGAAAGAATCAAAGTTTGAAGACAAAGACAGAATGATCAAACAACTTGAAGAATTTTATTTACAGGTTGCATTGGATCTTGATGGAAAAAACAGAAAGATCATTGAAGACTGGCCGGGAAAAGTACAGAAATACAGAGATGAATTTTACGTTTACCAGGTTCGTGAAAAAGACATTAAAGTAAAAACATATACAGAATCACTTTCACATACACACATACCAAAAGTTGCAACTCCTAAGTTTGAAGCCTGGGGAGAAATTCTGAAATGGAATCTGCAGGAAAATTTCCCGGGTGAATTTCCATATACTGCCGGAGTATATCCTTTCAAACGTAGCGAAGAAGATCCGACAAGAATGTTTGCCGGTGAAGGAGGTCCTGAAAGAACGAATCGTCGTTTTCATTACGTGAGCAAAGGCATGCCGGCAAAACGGTTGTCGACAGCATTTGATTCTGTAACACTATATGGTCAGGATCCGGATTACCGTCCTGATATATACGGCAAGATCGGTAACAGTGGTGTTTCTATCTGTTGTCTGGATGATGCAAAAAAATTATACAGTGGCTTTGATCTTGCAGATACAAAAACATCTGTATCAATGACCATCAATGGTCCAGCTTCAATCATTACCGGATTTTTTATGAATGCAGCAATTGATCAGCAATGTGAAAAATACATTGTTGAGCATGGATTAACGGATACAGTGAAAGCTAAGATCGATGAGATCTTTAAAGTAAAAGGTACAAAGCAACCAGTTTATCAAGGCCCATTACCTGAAGGAAATGACGGACTTGGATTAATGTTGTTAGGAGTTACAGGTGATCAGGTTTTACCACAGGATATTTATCAGAAAATAAAA
This sequence is a window from Bacteroidota bacterium. Protein-coding genes within it:
- a CDS encoding T9SS type A sorting domain-containing protein, giving the protein MKKLLYIFLISHITLQASAQTDWSTRVANIIYSKCSSCHNANGIAPFSLMSYTDATDNASDILDAVQDHSMPPWPPDPAYNRLAHERVLTDQEIADIADWVNNGTLLGDTSLEPDAPVFSSSGEIGSPDLVLSAPLYTVNTTDDLYRCFVIPTGQSTLKYINGLEAIPGDRSIVHHILIYSDTSATPLQLDAADPDPGYTNFGGTGSNTSQLIGIWVPGQSAYFTPTGMGIKLLPNANVILQVHYPGGISNRMDSTKINLKLSSNLQREIAIEAPLNHYFLDNGPLILPPNQTRTFDAHYTLGYDISTLAIGPHMHLLGRSIRSYGVTPLNDTIPFIDIPEWDFHWQGLYSFPRVLKIPVGSVIYSSAFYDNTTANPENPNDPPAWVYLGEGTTDEMMLVYFAYTLYFPGDENIIIDSSVTTGINQPITSTIITTCQLYDPAPNPAVDKVTVQYFIPTLAKHQLELFDVTGKLCRSLKSASEQGLITQQFDISDLPSGNYFLTLSSDGIQRTKKIIRQ
- a CDS encoding T9SS type A sorting domain-containing protein, encoding MKKISTLVTLLILFQISFAQQSKFSKIYFDNTNYFSADGMVKSFDGGLIVTGIYNYTSSVMKIDSLGNVVWANSFGFGQNESVNAVVRTTDSCYVMAGKAYDILATNLDIQITKIGQSGNLIWSKIISLPEHQEAFAISPTDDGGFILTGNEGYISPPHNRILVSKLDSLGDVEWLKVYQGGNNSNYGNSVKQTPDGGYAVIGYVEDYPPFNGNGLLLKLSSTGIVEWANKYNTVTPSVFVGNDLVITQDGIISYYSTGNEHAIIKTNFSGNDYWRETISGAVPGMNILNTVSSKMKLLQDGNLVFATGNRGFASQSSIVCIDSTGGFNWSQYITNSSHDIEEADDHGFFILGNGPLIGVRTTTITNPHVGIIKSDSLGNADLCTSINPSVSINFGTTTQDPISITVISYSAFSTAVSPINSAMVISEMTSCVDFIGGIEDWLSDKIEISPNPSHSSFNLHLPGLTGNILINIQDASGRITFSQKRNVNSSDVINIEPDLSAGIYFLSVNSSANKIIKKIVVQ
- a CDS encoding methylmalonyl-CoA mutase family protein, translated to MNKIEVYHPKNKIRIVTAASLFDGHDAAINIMRRIIQSSGAEVIHLGHDRSVLDVVDCAIQEDVQAIAMTSYQGGHVEYFKYMHDLLKEKGCGHIKIFGGGGGVILPEEIKELQEYGITRIYSPDDGRSMGLQGMINDMLQKCDFPTGMNMNGEVDHLTKKNPKAIAKLISCAENNEKEFAEIRKKIHSITETKTIAQVPVLGITGTGGAGKSSLVDELVRRFLIDFKDKNIAIVSVDPSKRKTGGALLGDRIRMNSISNPRVYMRSLATRQSNLALSKYVKDAVDVLKAAAYDLIILETSGIGQSDTEIMDHSDLALYVMTPEYGAATQLEKIDMLDFADVIALNKFDKRGALDALRDVKKQFKRNHQLWETNDDELPVYGTIASQFNDPGMNRLYRSIIDRLNEKVKIDLQSHFEITGEMSEKIYIIPPARTRYLSEISETVRKYAQWTIDQGSVAQKLFGIRKSIDALKESKFEDKDRMIKQLEEFYLQVALDLDGKNRKIIEDWPGKVQKYRDEFYVYQVREKDIKVKTYTESLSHTHIPKVATPKFEAWGEILKWNLQENFPGEFPYTAGVYPFKRSEEDPTRMFAGEGGPERTNRRFHYVSKGMPAKRLSTAFDSVTLYGQDPDYRPDIYGKIGNSGVSICCLDDAKKLYSGFDLADTKTSVSMTINGPASIITGFFMNAAIDQQCEKYIVEHGLTDTVKAKIDEIFKVKGTKQPVYQGPLPEGNDGLGLMLLGVTGDQVLPQDIYQKIKTHTLQVVRGTVQADILKEDQAQNTCIFSTEFSLRLMGDVQQYFIDKKVRNFYSVSISGYHIAEAGANPITQLALTLSNGFTYVEYYLSRGMDINKFAPNLSFFFSNGIDPEYAVIGRVARKIWAKAMKLKYNADERSQMLKYHIQTSGRSLHAQEIDFNDIRTTLQALYAIYDNCNSLHTNAYDEAITTPTEESVRRAMAIQLIINRELGLAKNENPTQGSFIIEELTDLVEEAVMLEFDRITERGGVLGAMETMYQRGKIQEESLYYETLKHNGEFPIIGVNTFLSSKGSPTVVPREVIRATSEEKEYQINMLNELHKRHADKKDELLRKLQLSAVQNKNLFEDLMEAAKYLSLGQITGALFEVGGQYRRNM